AAAAATTTCAAGGCATCTGCCGGATTAGAAAAAAGGATCAGCAAAAAATCCTTATCAAAAATATTTAATTTTATTTCCGATACCGCGTCATCAACTGACAAAGTGCTTACCTTGACATTGCTCGGAGCAGCCATTCCCAAAAGCGTTTTCTGCATTTCGTCGCGTGCGGCTTCATCAGAAACAACTAAAATATGCGTAACCCTTATCTTTTTAAGCCAGCCCTCGACAACCTGGCCGTGAATTAGACGATCGTCGATGCGGGCTAACACTATTGGCATGTTTAATTACGTCCCTCAACCATGCTATTTTATTTTATTCAAAAATGACTCTTTGACGTTTGTGATATTTTTTTTCGCATCTTCCAAGACCTTTTCGGCAAGTTCTTTTAAATTCATTGAAGATCTGTTCATGAAAGCAGAAATTAGCATATATAAATTTAATCCCGTTATGATTTCTATTTTAAAGTTTTTTGAAAATGGCAAAGACGCGTTGCACGGAGTTCCCCCGGCCATATCTGCCAATATCAAAGTTCCTTCATCGCTTTCTAGCTTTTTAAGGAGCTCCCCGAGCTTTTTCGAAACACTTACTAAAGAATCTACAAGCTCAAGTGAAAAAACAAAAACTTCTTTCTGTTCCCCTACGATGTTTTCTGCAGTCTTTAATATTTCCGAACCTAAATCTCCATGAGTAAAAATTATAATTTTTATCATTTTATCTGTTGTGCGACTTTATTATTTCAATTATTTTAGCTGCAAGCTTTTCAGAATTATGGCGCACAAACTCTTTTGTAGCCGAAACTAAATTTGATTTAACTAATTTTGATTTTCCAAATTTCTTTTTATCAACTAACACGGGAGCAGAATTTCCCTTTGTGTAGCGTTTCAATACTTTTTTATCAATTATTTTTGTGTTTGCGACTATATAATTTATAACATTCTTGCCTAGATATTTTTCTATGGTTTCCAAATGATCGCTCAATTTATATCCGGAAGTCTCGCCGGGCTGTGTCATCAGATTGGAAATGTAAATTTTCGGAGCGCGGCTTTCTTTAAGGGCCCGCGTCACTCCTCTTACTAAAAGGTTTGATATAATGGATGTATAAAGAGATCCCGGCCCGATTACGATTCCGTCCGCAGACATTATCGATTCAATAACATTTGGCCCTGGAGGAGGACTGGCAGGATTTATGGCAAGATGTTTTATCGGGGAGTCGCTTCCCGTAATTTTACTTTCCCCTTGCACAACTTTCCCGTTTAAAAGAGTCGCCTTCAATGTAACCGAACTTAAAGTTACGGGCAAAACTTGTCCGCGTATCGCAAGCACTTCGCTTGCGCGGGCTACGCCCGAATCAAACCCTCCTGAAAGCGACGACATCGCGGTGAGAAAAAGATTTCCGAAAGAATGTCCGGACAGCGATCCTGCGGAAGGAAAACGGTACTGAAACAGTTTTGTCATAAGATTTTCTTCTTCTGACAAAGCCACTAGACAGTTACGTATGTCTCCGGGCGGTAATACTCCTAGTTCGCGGCGCAATGCGCCGGAACTTCCGCCGTCGTCAGTAACGTTAACAACGGCAGTGAGGTTCGGAGTATATTTCTTTAAACCTCGCAGAAGGACTGAAAGACCTGTGCCTCCGCCTAAAACAACAATTTTAGGTTGAAACTTATCATTTTTCATTTAAGATTATATAACGTGATCTATATCGCGGTGATATATTTTTACCGAATATTTCAGTTTTTTAAGAAATTTGGCAATATCTTCCGTAAATACAACGGAGCGGTGTCTGCCCCCTGTGCATCCAATAGCAATTGTCAAATTACTTTTGCCTTCTTTCACAAAATTAGGCAGAAGAAACTTGAGCATTTCGGAAAACTTATTTAAAAATATTCGGTATAGCTTTTGGGTTTGAACATATTTTTTTACTCCGGAATCTTTGCCGGTCTTGGCTCTCAAATGCTTTACATAATTTGGGTTCGGTAAAAAACGCACGTCTATTACAATATTAGAGTCTATGGGCAATCCATATTTATACCCGAATGAAAGTAAAGATATGGTCATATTTGCACTTTGTGATACTAGTTTCAAAATATCTTTGAAGCAATGTGGAATCATTCGCATTAAAAAATATTACCTTGTATTTTATTTTCTTTTTTTTCAAATATTTTAGAATGTCGTTAAAAAGAGAAAGAGATTTGCCTGCACGGACATCAATGCCAAGCGCTATATTTTGAAATTTTCTTTTTAGCGCAAGGTCAACAAATTCAGGGACAAGGGATGGCGGAAGGTTATCAACGCAAAAAAAGCCAAGGTCTTCTAGAATTTTAAGCGCCTGGCTTTTTCCTGCTCCTGAGATACCTGTGATTATAAAGAATTTATTGCACATAATTTATTTTTCATAATTTTTTTGACATTTGCTGAATCAGTTTCTGATTCAATTCCTGGGCAGAATAATGCCCTTGATTTTTCAGCCTCTGGTTTAAACTCGCGATTTCAACTAAAACTGCCAGGTTTCTTCCCGGGCCTACCGGCAAGACTACCTCAGGAACCTGAACATTCAATATTGTCGTAAAATTTTCCTCAAGGCCGACTCTTTCATAATCCATATTTTTCTTCCAGTCTTCAAGCCTTATCACAAGTTCAATATTTGTTTCATCCAGAATATATCCTATCCCGAAAAGACTTTTAACATCAATTATTCCCAAGCCCCTGATTTCCATATGATGCTTAATAATTTCTTCGCCCCGGCCGATAATTCTGTTTCCTGAACGCCTAAATATGACAACAACATCATCGGCAACAAGCATGTGGTCTCTTTTAACTAGCTCCAGCGCGCATTCAGATTTTCCTATCCCTGCATCCCCGATAATTAAGACCCCCAAGCCGTAAACTCTCACCAAAACACCGTGCAGTTTTGTTGAAGGAGACATCTTGTTTTCCAGATAAAAAATCAGCTCGCCCATAAGCTGAGAAGTCATTACGGGTGTTTTAAAAACAGGGATTTTAAACTTTTCGCTAAGCCGAGTCATTTCAGGTAAAGGCTCAAGTCCTCGTGCTAAAATAAAACAAGGGATATCGGAAAATGAAAATATTTTTTCCAGAATTTTAGTTTGTTTTTCCAGCGGCAGTGATTTTAGGTAGTCCTGTTCTCCCAAACCAATAATTTGCATGCGTTCGGCAGGAAAATGCCCTAAATATCCCGTAAAAGCAAGGCCGGGCCGGTTTATTTCAGAAACCTTTATTTCTCTTTTAGTCCCTTCAACCCCGGAAACAAGGTCCAGCTTTAAATCTTCATTTTTATCCTGAAAAAAAGTTGATACCGTGATACTCATTTAATATGCGTCCTCTTGCTCAATTATTTTTAACACGTCCTCTTTTGTTTTTGCGTCGCGCAGCGCCTGCCTGAAAAATTTGTCTTTAAAAAGCCTTGAAATCCTTGAAAGCGCCTTTAAATGCTGCCCTGCCACTTCTATGGGACCTACAAGAAGAAAAATTATGTATACCGGTTCTCCGTCAAGAGAATTAAATTCAACTCCTTTCTGAGATATGGCCAGCGCTCCTATCTGCTCAGATACCGAATCGGTCTTGCCGTGAGGAATCGCAACTCCCTGCCCTATGCCGGTTGAACCTAATTTTTCTCTTTCTATAATCGTATCTATAACCTCTGCGGTTTTTTTAATTTTTTTGCATTTTTGTAAAAGGTCTACCAGCTCAGTAATTGCCTCTTTTTTGCCCTGGGC
This is a stretch of genomic DNA from Elusimicrobiota bacterium. It encodes these proteins:
- a CDS encoding PTS sugar transporter subunit IIB; its protein translation is MPIVLARIDDRLIHGQVVEGWLKKIRVTHILVVSDEAARDEMQKTLLGMAAPSNVKVSTLSVDDAVSEIKLNIFDKDFLLILFSNPADALKFLNLGVKLASINVGGMHFSSGKRQILKNLSVDNSDIDAFENISKLGVELEGRILPDDTKIDVMSIIREELSKK
- a CDS encoding YvcK family protein; amino-acid sequence: MKNDKFQPKIVVLGGGTGLSVLLRGLKKYTPNLTAVVNVTDDGGSSGALRRELGVLPPGDIRNCLVALSEEENLMTKLFQYRFPSAGSLSGHSFGNLFLTAMSSLSGGFDSGVARASEVLAIRGQVLPVTLSSVTLKATLLNGKVVQGESKITGSDSPIKHLAINPASPPPGPNVIESIMSADGIVIGPGSLYTSIISNLLVRGVTRALKESRAPKIYISNLMTQPGETSGYKLSDHLETIEKYLGKNVINYIVANTKIIDKKVLKRYTKGNSAPVLVDKKKFGKSKLVKSNLVSATKEFVRHNSEKLAAKIIEIIKSHNR
- the hprK gene encoding HPr(Ser) kinase/phosphatase codes for the protein MSITVSTFFQDKNEDLKLDLVSGVEGTKREIKVSEINRPGLAFTGYLGHFPAERMQIIGLGEQDYLKSLPLEKQTKILEKIFSFSDIPCFILARGLEPLPEMTRLSEKFKIPVFKTPVMTSQLMGELIFYLENKMSPSTKLHGVLVRVYGLGVLIIGDAGIGKSECALELVKRDHMLVADDVVVIFRRSGNRIIGRGEEIIKHHMEIRGLGIIDVKSLFGIGYILDETNIELVIRLEDWKKNMDYERVGLEENFTTILNVQVPEVVLPVGPGRNLAVLVEIASLNQRLKNQGHYSAQELNQKLIQQMSKKL
- a CDS encoding PTS sugar transporter subunit IIA; this encodes MKIKDFLCPDAILLDLEAQGKKEAITELVDLLQKCKKIKKTAEVIDTIIEREKLGSTGIGQGVAIPHGKTDSVSEQIGALAISQKGVEFNSLDGEPVYIIFLLVGPIEVAGQHLKALSRISRLFKDKFFRQALRDAKTKEDVLKIIEQEDAY